Proteins from a single region of Paraglaciecola sp. T6c:
- a CDS encoding cyclase family protein, with amino-acid sequence MTDPRSNKRTFIDLSHRIYDGLITYKGLPAPIMCDYLSREESKKVYGDDYQVQIGKIEMVSNTGTYIDTPFHFAADGDDLAQVSLALLADLPTVVIDAKDNIEIGLHFFKETDVADKAVLINTNWSKHWNSEQYFENHAYLTEEAAQWLLDNGAKLVGIDSHNIDDTRGRKRPVHSLLLANNVLICEHLTNLDKVPTQGARFYAVPPKITGVGTFPVRAFVQIEKSNN; translated from the coding sequence TTGACTGACCCTCGATCTAACAAACGTACCTTTATCGATTTGAGCCATCGCATATACGACGGCTTAATCACGTACAAAGGTTTACCTGCGCCCATTATGTGCGACTACCTAAGCCGCGAAGAATCGAAAAAGGTTTACGGTGATGACTATCAAGTGCAAATCGGCAAAATCGAAATGGTTAGTAATACCGGCACCTATATCGACACACCTTTTCATTTTGCCGCTGATGGTGACGACCTTGCACAAGTGTCGTTAGCGCTGTTGGCTGATTTACCCACCGTGGTGATTGATGCAAAAGATAACATCGAGATTGGCCTGCACTTTTTCAAAGAGACAGATGTGGCAGATAAGGCCGTGCTTATTAATACCAATTGGAGCAAGCATTGGAACAGCGAGCAATACTTTGAAAACCATGCTTATTTGACTGAAGAAGCTGCGCAGTGGCTACTTGATAACGGCGCCAAATTGGTGGGCATTGATTCACACAATATTGATGATACCCGCGGCCGAAAACGCCCAGTACACAGCTTGCTATTGGCGAATAACGTACTGATTTGCGAGCACCTTACCAATTTGGATAAAGTGCCCACCCAGGGTGCACGTTTTTATGCGGTGCCGCCTAAAATAACCGGTGTCGGCACCTTTCCTGTTAGGGCATTTGTGCAAATTGAAAAGAGTAATAACTAA
- a CDS encoding NAD(P)/FAD-dependent oxidoreductase gives MKKVDVVVIGAGAAGLFCAAQAGKRGRSVAVLDHAKRIGGKILMSGGGRCNFTNMYASHENFLCDNKHFCKSALSQYTQWDFISLVAEYGIAYHEKTLGQLFCDDSAKDILNMLLSECDKAGATVTNQCDVLQIDKTDAGFTLQTSKGEYQCESLVIATGGLSMPKLGASPFGYKVAEQFGLAVKPTRAGLVPFTLHEQDKSVLAELSGISLDASASCNDSSFNENILFTHRGLSGPAVLQISSFWEPGQAVDFDLYPNGDLHEELQKAQQSQPDVLLSNALAAFYPKRYVQTVLPYLSIENKPLKQYQGKSLNDVAQAFHQWQLKPNGTEGYRTAEVTLGGVDTDSLSSKTMEAKDVKGLYFIGEVMDVTGWLGGYNFQWAWSSGFVAGQVV, from the coding sequence GTGAAGAAAGTAGACGTAGTCGTCATAGGTGCAGGTGCCGCAGGTTTATTTTGCGCAGCGCAAGCGGGCAAACGTGGGCGTAGTGTGGCAGTACTCGACCATGCTAAGCGCATCGGTGGCAAAATTCTAATGTCTGGCGGTGGTCGCTGTAACTTCACCAATATGTATGCCTCCCATGAGAACTTTCTTTGTGATAACAAGCACTTCTGTAAATCAGCCTTGAGCCAATATACTCAATGGGATTTTATCAGTCTGGTGGCCGAATACGGCATTGCCTACCATGAAAAAACCTTGGGTCAGTTGTTTTGTGATGACAGCGCTAAAGACATTCTCAACATGCTATTGAGCGAGTGTGATAAAGCAGGCGCGACAGTCACCAATCAATGTGATGTGCTGCAAATCGATAAAACAGATGCTGGCTTTACCTTGCAAACCAGTAAAGGTGAATACCAATGTGAATCGCTGGTTATTGCCACCGGCGGACTTTCTATGCCGAAGCTGGGTGCCAGTCCTTTTGGATACAAAGTCGCTGAGCAATTTGGTTTAGCCGTTAAACCGACTCGCGCTGGCTTGGTGCCGTTCACGTTGCATGAACAAGATAAGAGTGTACTCGCCGAGCTAAGCGGTATTTCCCTTGATGCTAGCGCTAGTTGTAATGACTCTAGCTTTAATGAAAATATCTTATTTACCCACAGAGGCTTAAGTGGCCCAGCCGTGCTGCAAATATCCTCTTTTTGGGAGCCAGGCCAAGCCGTAGATTTCGACTTGTACCCCAACGGCGACCTGCATGAGGAGCTGCAAAAAGCTCAACAAAGTCAGCCGGATGTGCTGCTTAGTAATGCCCTAGCGGCGTTTTACCCCAAACGTTATGTACAAACTGTGCTGCCGTACTTAAGCATTGAGAATAAGCCCCTAAAACAGTACCAAGGTAAGAGCCTAAATGACGTTGCACAAGCCTTTCATCAATGGCAGTTAAAACCCAATGGCACTGAAGGCTATCGCACCGCAGAAGTTACGCTCGGCGGCGTAGACACCGATTCTCTATCATCAAAAACCATGGAAGCTAAAGATGTGAAAGGCCTGTACTTCATCGGCGAAGTCATGGACGTTACAGGCTGGTTAGGGGGCTATAACTTCCAATGGGCTTGGTCGTCAGGTTTTGTGGCAGGGCAGGTGGTTTGA
- a CDS encoding TonB-dependent receptor, producing MKAQFKLLLLATSIASVFNPLSLNAQEKSTDTKQEITETEESQGIEVIMVSATKRSESVQDIPLSVTAFSQQQLDIKGASSLTGIQESTPNLNFSVQSAGQNVARVTLRGVGTETLVGGGDPGVALHIDGIYVGRNSAAAADVFDVDRLEVLRGPQGTLYGRNATGGSVNIITKKPTDELEGSADLTYGNYNEARVRGVINVPLSDNLYSRITMLSESHDGYIKNLYEGGRDVDDKDSQSGRAQLLYLADSGDEYLLRGYYSKTGGAGPGSQYLGTDINTENGYPSAYLIGVSSAGVGGAVLADAFGLATTATGDSVLPLPTDLHEVRKDAPEFTDTLIQGIDFDASINLSDTLLLKSITSYQTNDNQILVDADSSELPLETRNRNNMAKQYSQEFNLISQTLGPFQWILGAYYYHEELTERFEVITPSGLVPIDTQLGEGAVAGGGGITQLRIASHEVDSTALFAQLSYELNDEWSVTGGLRYTRDEKTQSREIGGQVDITNNVQFLSGDIGPLGPDSGTTSFTEPTYRISTDYELSPDNLLFASYAHGYKSGGYDLNGGEVTDEGEQVPYEPEFVNAIEIGSKNKFFNNKMILNLTAFRYDYEDLQVFRLLATGPVTDNAAQSTIQGVELELKIEPTDNVKFDGSVGYLDATYDEYSIDIPPTDFSGNRLNYAPEWTGHMGAEYVKTIGEGDLITRVDWSYRSDTYFDRANTDLDMQEAYSLFNARVRYDTEKYYIDLWAKNLTNEDYVTGQVINPPFTCGCRTVNVGAPRTYGVTVGARF from the coding sequence GTGAAAGCCCAATTTAAATTATTATTGTTAGCTACATCTATAGCCAGCGTTTTTAATCCTTTATCCCTTAATGCGCAAGAAAAAAGCACGGATACTAAACAAGAAATAACTGAAACAGAAGAGTCACAAGGCATTGAAGTGATAATGGTTTCTGCGACTAAGCGGTCTGAGAGCGTGCAAGATATTCCACTTTCAGTCACCGCTTTTTCGCAGCAACAACTTGATATCAAAGGTGCTTCATCGCTTACGGGCATTCAAGAGTCTACACCCAATCTAAATTTCTCGGTGCAATCAGCTGGGCAAAACGTGGCGCGCGTTACATTGCGTGGTGTCGGTACTGAAACCTTAGTCGGTGGCGGAGACCCCGGCGTTGCGCTGCACATTGACGGCATTTACGTTGGGCGAAATTCAGCGGCTGCCGCTGACGTATTTGATGTAGACAGACTAGAAGTGTTGCGCGGTCCGCAGGGCACTCTATATGGACGAAATGCCACGGGTGGCTCTGTCAATATCATTACTAAAAAGCCAACTGACGAGCTTGAAGGCTCAGCTGATTTAACCTACGGCAACTACAACGAAGCGCGCGTACGCGGCGTAATCAATGTGCCCTTGAGTGACAACCTGTATTCGCGCATAACTATGCTGTCAGAGAGTCACGATGGTTATATTAAAAATTTATATGAAGGCGGCCGAGATGTGGACGATAAAGACAGCCAGAGCGGTCGCGCACAGCTACTTTATTTAGCCGACTCTGGGGATGAATATTTACTTAGAGGCTACTACTCAAAAACTGGAGGCGCAGGCCCAGGTTCGCAATATTTAGGCACGGATATAAACACAGAAAACGGCTATCCCTCGGCGTATCTAATTGGGGTGTCTAGTGCAGGAGTCGGTGGTGCTGTATTAGCGGACGCATTTGGATTGGCGACCACGGCGACAGGAGACTCAGTTTTACCATTACCTACAGATCTTCACGAAGTCAGAAAAGATGCTCCTGAGTTTACTGATACCTTAATTCAGGGGATTGATTTTGATGCTAGCATCAATCTTTCCGACACCTTATTGCTTAAATCTATTACCTCTTATCAAACCAATGATAATCAGATATTAGTAGATGCGGACAGCTCAGAGTTACCCCTTGAAACTCGTAACCGTAACAACATGGCTAAACAATACAGCCAAGAATTCAATTTAATTTCTCAAACTCTTGGCCCTTTTCAATGGATATTAGGTGCCTACTATTACCATGAAGAATTAACCGAGCGCTTTGAAGTCATTACCCCTTCTGGGCTAGTGCCTATCGATACACAATTAGGCGAAGGGGCTGTCGCTGGAGGGGGCGGCATAACACAGTTACGTATTGCCAGCCATGAGGTTGATTCAACAGCGTTATTTGCTCAGCTTTCTTATGAGTTAAATGATGAGTGGTCGGTAACAGGCGGGCTACGCTACACCCGCGACGAAAAAACACAATCCAGGGAAATAGGCGGCCAGGTCGATATTACTAACAATGTTCAGTTTTTGAGCGGTGATATCGGGCCATTAGGGCCTGACAGCGGGACCACTTCTTTTACCGAACCGACGTATCGTATCAGTACTGATTATGAACTGAGCCCAGACAATTTGTTATTTGCTAGCTATGCCCATGGTTATAAATCGGGAGGTTATGATCTCAACGGTGGTGAGGTTACAGATGAAGGTGAGCAAGTGCCTTACGAGCCTGAGTTTGTTAACGCGATTGAAATAGGCTCGAAGAACAAGTTCTTCAATAACAAGATGATACTCAACTTAACGGCTTTTCGTTATGACTATGAAGACTTACAGGTGTTTCGACTGTTAGCAACCGGGCCGGTTACCGATAACGCAGCCCAGTCAACGATCCAAGGTGTTGAGCTGGAGCTCAAAATTGAGCCCACAGATAATGTTAAGTTTGATGGCTCAGTAGGCTATTTGGATGCCACATACGATGAGTATTCTATTGATATCCCGCCAACTGACTTTTCCGGTAATCGCTTGAACTACGCCCCTGAATGGACCGGCCACATGGGCGCAGAATATGTAAAAACCATAGGTGAGGGCGACCTAATTACTCGAGTTGATTGGTCATACCGTTCAGACACTTACTTCGACCGTGCAAACACGGACCTAGACATGCAAGAAGCTTATAGCTTGTTCAACGCGCGCGTACGTTATGACACCGAGAAATACTACATCGATCTGTGGGCTAAAAACCTAACCAACGAAGACTACGTGACGGGTCAGGTGATCAACCCGCCATTTACCTGTGGTTGTCGTACGGTGAACGTGGGGGCGCCTAGAACGTATGGGGTCACAGTCGGCGCGCGTTTCTAG
- a CDS encoding ferredoxin reductase family protein: MNSKLLSRAVGQLPAVKRSPMSFYSLVAIYIILILAPWALSYIEGLQIRGWYEELVTLLSISGMAMMLCQFTLLNGRVDAINSRIGVDNSMRVHNKAGEYLAILFFLHPFLIGLPRFIVAPSFALDNLWIMFTSAESATGVYAWSLLIVLVLMAIKKNKVGLSYEAWRYTHSVGFVAVIILATHHAVTVGRHGRYNLWFDVLWIALCAVAVSVVGYVYFIRPRSVSKRPFTVVDCQKGSADDWYLTIKKDADFQFEFDAGQFVWINTSGSAFKRNEHPFSIASSPRSLPELSFVIRNLGDYTKQLGKLQFGQRVWVDGPHGVFTLNARNAQGIVLLAGGAGIGPIIGILRGLNDRGDTRPIRLIYGNRNMAQMMFLDELIDMTKNMNLVTTLVLNDAPDDFPPTGFQGHKGFINQSVIEATGQGYNTQNWDYYICGPQPMVKAVERTLQQLEIPQSRILYEQLGF, encoded by the coding sequence ATGAACAGCAAACTTTTATCAAGGGCTGTAGGGCAGCTACCTGCAGTAAAACGCTCACCTATGAGTTTTTACTCATTGGTGGCGATTTACATCATATTAATTCTTGCCCCATGGGCATTGTCGTACATTGAGGGGCTGCAAATCCGTGGTTGGTATGAAGAGCTCGTTACCTTACTCAGCATCAGCGGTATGGCTATGATGTTGTGTCAATTTACCTTACTTAATGGCCGAGTAGATGCTATCAACAGCCGAATCGGTGTCGATAACTCCATGCGCGTGCACAATAAGGCAGGTGAATACCTCGCAATTTTGTTTTTCCTACATCCTTTTTTGATTGGATTACCGCGCTTTATTGTTGCGCCATCTTTTGCTTTGGACAATTTGTGGATCATGTTCACCAGCGCCGAGTCTGCTACGGGCGTATATGCTTGGTCATTGCTGATTGTGTTGGTGTTGATGGCGATTAAAAAGAACAAAGTTGGCTTGTCTTACGAGGCTTGGCGCTACACTCATAGTGTGGGGTTTGTAGCCGTTATTATTTTAGCTACCCATCATGCAGTCACGGTTGGGCGACATGGCAGATATAACTTATGGTTTGACGTGTTATGGATTGCCCTTTGCGCAGTCGCTGTTAGCGTGGTGGGTTATGTCTATTTCATTCGTCCTCGCTCTGTATCGAAAAGACCTTTCACTGTAGTCGACTGTCAAAAAGGCAGCGCCGATGACTGGTACTTGACCATTAAAAAAGATGCTGATTTTCAATTTGAGTTTGATGCAGGCCAGTTTGTATGGATCAACACTTCAGGGAGTGCGTTTAAGCGCAATGAACATCCGTTTTCAATTGCATCAAGCCCTCGCTCGCTACCGGAACTAAGCTTCGTTATTCGTAACCTAGGGGATTACACCAAGCAATTAGGAAAATTACAGTTTGGTCAGCGTGTATGGGTTGATGGACCTCACGGTGTATTTACCTTAAACGCTAGAAATGCCCAAGGCATAGTGTTGCTCGCTGGTGGCGCAGGCATCGGCCCTATCATTGGAATATTGCGTGGCCTTAATGATCGCGGCGATACCCGACCTATTCGGTTGATCTATGGTAACCGCAATATGGCGCAAATGATGTTTTTGGATGAGCTTATCGACATGACAAAAAACATGAACCTAGTAACGACCTTAGTACTTAATGACGCGCCAGATGACTTCCCCCCAACTGGTTTTCAAGGGCATAAAGGCTTTATTAACCAAAGTGTAATCGAAGCGACTGGGCAGGGCTACAACACCCAAAATTGGGACTATTACATTTGTGGCCCCCAGCCAATGGTTAAAGCCGTTGAGAGGACGTTGCAGCAGCTTGAGATACCGCAATCGCGAATTCTATATGAACAGTTGGGGTTCTGA
- a CDS encoding FAD-dependent oxidoreductase, translating to MTDEKDIKYQKSSSKSVNQNESASEKIKEGVTRRDVLRAGAYTAAALAAPFIVNTGARVEASTTEPVRKADLIVIGSGFAGTFAALEARKQGLSVVMVDKGVVGWSGMSPWASDSRPFDPDIYDRDEWQQNMAMNTEYVNDRKWLDIFMDESLDIFNILHEMGAHNTRPFERGSVVFRKELEDAGVSLVERTMITSLLQEDGGKVCGAVGFTYDDTAEPSKAVVLRADAVLLCTGAGSYKSPGFPIWGQTFDGDALAFNAGAKIVGKEYNDTHPTFAFAPAAAYEGWRWAQSVKGAYVMVGPPDKLDGGLTLGSALGVYQNGVNRQLGVGPGGEPPPPKDGPRPESLIVKDNRKYLGKGYLTQPDLILDLGGPPEGAGEDAGFGHRVGGATAGMGVHKSEGVFCSDYSGAADSVEGLYAAGDALGSMLCGSLYPGRGFSSYGSAIQGRIAARNAVKYVKSLARRPKISQQQIQAKLAEMWAPRNVEQGYSPEWITATLQNTMTPIHILYIKEPRRLDGALASIEFLRTQCIPKMIARDGHELRMAHEVKSMLLNAEMKLRTGLYREESRGTHFREDFPARNDNDWHCWVTVQKQKDGMLMGKHMLPESWKPDQSKSYRENYPREFPGEMDFLANNPQFTRR from the coding sequence ATGACTGATGAAAAAGATATCAAATACCAGAAAAGCAGCAGTAAAAGTGTCAATCAAAATGAAAGTGCATCAGAAAAAATTAAAGAAGGCGTCACCCGGCGTGATGTTTTAAGAGCAGGGGCATATACGGCAGCGGCCTTAGCTGCGCCTTTTATTGTCAACACCGGCGCGAGGGTGGAAGCCTCTACCACAGAGCCGGTACGCAAAGCCGACTTGATTGTGATAGGGAGCGGTTTTGCTGGCACCTTTGCCGCGCTAGAAGCTCGCAAACAAGGACTAAGTGTTGTGATGGTGGATAAAGGCGTGGTGGGCTGGTCAGGCATGTCACCATGGGCATCCGATAGCCGCCCCTTCGACCCAGACATTTATGACAGAGACGAATGGCAACAAAACATGGCCATGAACACCGAATATGTTAACGACCGAAAATGGTTAGACATCTTTATGGACGAGTCACTAGATATCTTTAATATCTTGCATGAAATGGGAGCCCACAATACGCGACCATTTGAGCGTGGCTCAGTGGTGTTTCGTAAAGAATTAGAAGACGCAGGAGTATCACTTGTCGAACGCACCATGATAACGAGTTTGCTGCAAGAAGATGGGGGCAAAGTGTGTGGTGCCGTGGGTTTCACTTACGACGATACTGCTGAGCCGTCAAAAGCGGTGGTGCTCAGAGCTGACGCAGTATTGCTTTGCACAGGTGCAGGTTCCTATAAAAGCCCAGGGTTTCCAATTTGGGGGCAAACCTTTGATGGCGATGCGCTCGCGTTTAATGCTGGGGCCAAAATTGTTGGTAAAGAATACAATGACACACACCCTACGTTCGCCTTTGCCCCTGCCGCTGCCTATGAGGGCTGGCGCTGGGCACAAAGTGTTAAAGGGGCGTACGTAATGGTAGGCCCGCCAGATAAGCTAGACGGGGGCTTAACCCTTGGCAGTGCGTTAGGTGTTTATCAAAATGGGGTAAACCGCCAATTAGGCGTGGGCCCTGGTGGGGAGCCACCCCCACCAAAAGACGGCCCAAGGCCTGAATCGCTCATAGTAAAAGACAACCGTAAATATTTAGGAAAGGGTTACTTAACACAGCCAGATTTAATATTGGACTTAGGTGGGCCGCCTGAAGGTGCGGGTGAAGACGCCGGCTTTGGCCACCGAGTGGGTGGGGCGACTGCAGGTATGGGCGTGCATAAAAGTGAAGGTGTTTTCTGTTCCGATTACAGCGGAGCAGCTGATAGTGTTGAAGGTTTGTATGCTGCTGGTGATGCATTGGGCTCGATGCTGTGTGGTTCACTATACCCAGGGCGAGGATTTTCCTCTTACGGTTCTGCTATTCAGGGGCGAATAGCCGCTCGAAATGCAGTGAAATACGTAAAATCTTTAGCGAGGCGTCCGAAAATCAGCCAACAACAAATTCAAGCCAAGTTAGCCGAAATGTGGGCTCCGCGTAATGTCGAACAAGGTTACAGCCCTGAATGGATAACCGCGACACTGCAAAACACCATGACCCCGATACATATTTTGTATATCAAAGAACCGCGCAGATTAGATGGCGCGCTGGCTTCAATCGAATTCTTACGTACCCAATGTATACCCAAGATGATTGCCAGAGATGGCCACGAGCTGCGTATGGCCCATGAGGTTAAAAGCATGTTGTTGAATGCGGAAATGAAATTGCGTACTGGCTTATATAGAGAGGAAAGCCGTGGCACGCATTTTCGAGAAGATTTTCCAGCTAGGAATGATAACGACTGGCATTGCTGGGTGACGGTACAAAAACAAAAAGACGGAATGTTGATGGGCAAGCACATGTTGCCTGAATCGTGGAAGCCGGACCAGAGCAAAAGTTACCGGGAAAACTATCCTCGGGAGTTCCCAGGAGAAATGGATTTCCTCGCTAATAATCCACAGTTTACCCGCCGATGA
- a CDS encoding 4Fe-4S dicluster domain-containing protein, producing MPIEKIHGCIGCEKCVQACPTDVIRMDPESGQAFIAYQQDCQICHLCRLSCPVDAITLTPDKAMLPTTSWG from the coding sequence ATGCCAATTGAAAAAATACATGGCTGTATAGGGTGTGAAAAGTGCGTTCAAGCGTGCCCAACTGACGTGATAAGAATGGATCCTGAATCGGGGCAGGCGTTTATTGCTTATCAACAAGATTGCCAAATTTGTCATTTGTGTCGCTTAAGTTGCCCAGTGGATGCCATTACTTTAACGCCAGATAAGGCGATGCTGCCCACCACGTCCTGGGGCTAA
- a CDS encoding IclR family transcriptional regulator: MKKSIKKDKLNAIEKSLEILITFTNTNHELSTGEISKLTGFHKATTSRILSTLVEYGLFAHNDQSRKYSLGPLAYRLGLSRVSQSIQHFVEVSSPYIDRLRDSTNESISLEVWSGTGTIACYFAESRDPLRVSMAQAEILPLHAPAGAKAILSFMHCEQVIKMLDYEFEVLTKNTLTSKSELLRRLETFNRQGYATDNQELHLGIYAIGVPVFDRLSKPVAAVCMVMPATRMTPEKEAEAVRCLKRTANAISTELKSLPNASFRFDPMQRS, encoded by the coding sequence GTGAAAAAGAGCATTAAGAAAGATAAATTAAATGCCATCGAGAAGTCATTAGAGATCCTCATAACCTTTACCAATACTAATCATGAGTTGAGTACTGGGGAGATCAGTAAGCTAACAGGGTTTCATAAAGCGACCACATCGCGGATTTTATCTACTTTAGTGGAATATGGTCTATTTGCTCATAATGACCAGAGCAGAAAGTACTCCCTAGGGCCATTGGCGTATCGGCTTGGCCTGTCGCGCGTGAGCCAGTCGATTCAGCATTTTGTCGAGGTTTCATCCCCCTATATTGATCGATTGCGAGACAGCACCAACGAGTCTATTTCCCTCGAAGTGTGGAGTGGGACGGGCACGATAGCCTGTTATTTTGCTGAAAGCAGAGATCCCTTACGGGTGTCTATGGCTCAAGCTGAAATACTACCCCTGCATGCTCCTGCAGGCGCTAAAGCTATCTTGTCATTTATGCATTGTGAGCAAGTCATCAAAATGCTCGATTATGAATTTGAGGTCCTGACAAAAAACACGTTGACCTCAAAGAGTGAATTGCTAAGGCGCTTGGAGACGTTTAATCGCCAAGGCTATGCTACTGATAACCAAGAATTACACCTCGGTATTTATGCTATTGGGGTGCCGGTTTTTGACCGGTTAAGCAAACCCGTTGCTGCCGTATGTATGGTGATGCCTGCGACGCGTATGACGCCAGAAAAAGAAGCCGAAGCGGTAAGGTGTTTAAAACGTACCGCAAATGCGATTTCAACGGAGTTAAAAAGTTTACCCAACGCGTCATTTCGGTTTGACCCGATGCAACGTTCTTGA
- a CDS encoding MFS transporter, which yields MTAMISCHVAGLFFLPMMPLVMGAFVSDFSAQTLSLGSIASIQLTTTALGAFSFTIIGARTSCRRIVLAAIASELLLNAATLVSSSFSELIVLRGASGFAQGHLLAAAGACAALSRRTEKTFAFYNATLAIFAVVFLFVGALVVPLFGHAGVFVLFVVVDTLALAFIYFGLPDFTLQARQASSSARATPLTRAGTYAFIALILFGVALSGTQTFIERLGYWHGAALNVIATSLGWGWCIAIVAPFLLIWLIGRCKDNLVLLLPAYTLIVGLTIILSLMQTTFIYLVAVALFTPLIMFIEPLQFGVLGQLDDTGRLAALGPGAISIGSGLGPLILSSVVNAFGLISVGITAGCLLMISFLFLYPVCIKANKNVFKKQ from the coding sequence ATGACTGCGATGATATCTTGTCATGTTGCTGGCTTGTTCTTCCTGCCCATGATGCCCTTGGTGATGGGAGCGTTCGTGAGTGATTTTTCTGCGCAAACGTTGTCGCTTGGCAGTATCGCCTCAATCCAACTGACCACAACTGCCCTTGGGGCGTTTTCGTTTACCATTATAGGAGCGCGAACCAGCTGTCGGCGGATCGTACTGGCGGCGATAGCTAGCGAGTTGTTGCTTAATGCTGCTACCCTAGTGTCGTCCTCATTCTCAGAGCTTATCGTGCTGCGGGGGGCTTCAGGATTCGCTCAAGGCCATTTATTAGCGGCTGCTGGCGCATGTGCCGCTTTGAGCCGTAGAACAGAAAAAACCTTTGCATTTTATAATGCCACGCTTGCCATTTTCGCCGTGGTGTTTCTTTTTGTTGGGGCGCTGGTAGTTCCATTGTTTGGTCATGCAGGGGTGTTTGTTCTGTTTGTCGTGGTGGATACGTTGGCTTTAGCTTTCATTTACTTTGGCTTGCCCGATTTTACGCTGCAGGCTAGGCAGGCATCTTCTTCTGCGCGCGCCACGCCGCTCACGCGAGCGGGGACGTATGCATTCATCGCGCTTATACTTTTTGGTGTGGCATTGTCGGGTACGCAAACGTTCATTGAGCGTTTAGGATATTGGCACGGAGCGGCTTTAAATGTGATCGCAACATCGCTAGGATGGGGGTGGTGTATTGCCATTGTTGCGCCATTTTTGTTGATTTGGTTAATAGGCCGCTGTAAAGATAATTTGGTGCTATTGTTGCCTGCCTACACCCTGATAGTGGGGCTAACGATAATCCTTTCACTAATGCAAACTACCTTTATTTATCTTGTGGCTGTGGCGTTATTTACACCCCTTATTATGTTTATTGAGCCATTGCAATTCGGCGTGTTAGGCCAGCTTGATGATACTGGTAGGTTGGCAGCCTTGGGGCCTGGGGCTATTTCGATTGGCTCAGGTCTGGGACCGCTCATACTGAGCTCAGTGGTAAATGCTTTTGGCTTGATCAGTGTCGGGATCACAGCCGGCTGCTTGCTGATGATTTCATTTTTGTTTTTATACCCCGTCTGCATAAAAGCAAACAAGAACGTGTTTAAAAAACAATAA